One region of Vitis vinifera cultivar Pinot Noir 40024 chromosome 1, ASM3070453v1 genomic DNA includes:
- the LOC100262974 gene encoding uncharacterized protein LOC100262974 codes for MRLYDGFTEILKIQKFRRLVSYTGFYCFTAVIAYAYTNNTTRAGYSRADQFYASFPSGTELLTDTTKLYKTALGNCFEVEEWGPIEYCIMAKHFERQGKTPYAYHAQYMAHLLSLGQLDGSG; via the exons ATGAGGCTCTATGATGGTTTCACAGAAATATTGAAGATTCAAAAGTTCAGGAGGCTAGTGTCCTATACTGGATTTTATTGCTTCACTGCTGTCATAGCCTATGCCTATACCAACAATAC AACTAGAGCTGGTTACTCAAGAGCTGACCAATTCTATGCGTCCTTCCCATCTGGAACCGAGCTGTTGACCGACACCACTAAG TTATATAAAACTGCACTTGGCAATTGCTTTGAAGTGGAAGAATGGGGTCCAATTGAGTACTGCATCATGGCTAAACACTTTGAGCGCCAAGGAAAAACACCATATGCTTATCATGCG CAATACATGGCTCACCTTCTCTCTCTTGGACAACTTGATGGAAGTGGCTAG